The genomic DNA GCTATTGTTGAACTGACCGAAAACTTAAATCTGGCCCGTCATAAAAAGCATGATATTGCCTTGGTTATAGATCATGTTTTAATAGACTTAAAAGTATTGGATCGCATCAAAAATGGACTACAATTGGCTATTCAATATGGGAAGGGAACATTATTAGTAGTAGATGCTGAGCAAAAAGATCACTATTTCTCTACATACCTAATGGATGAAGAGACCGGGCTTGCCTATGATGCACCAGAGCCCAATCTTTTTTCCTTTAATACACCTTATGGCGCATGTCCCAGTTGTGATGGATTGGGTGAAATTACCCAGATAGATATGGACACAATTATTCCAGACAAGGGCATAAGTATTAAAAATGGAGCCATTCTACCATTAGGCCCTTATAAAACATCATTGTTATTCAAAAAAATAGAAGCCTTATTGAAGTTTTTCCAATGCAAAATTACCGATCCAGTAGCAGCACTTCCTCCGGCTGTATTGAATTTATTGCTATTTGGCAACATTACACCCTATCGTTCTGCGCTTATTGCAAATTGTGTAGAGCCTTTTGAAGGAATCATTGCTGTGTTGATCAAACAGCAAGAACGAGAAACGGCTACACGGCATGGCAGTCTAGAAGAAGGGTTTGTCTACACAGTTGTATGTCCAGATTGTGACGGAACTAGATTAAACCCAGTAGCCCGATCTTTTAAGATTCAAGATAAAAGTATTACTGATTTGGTTTCAATGGACTTAGATCAACTCAAAAAATGGTTTGATACATTGTTAACTGTATTAACAGGCAGACAGCAGCTCATTGGCCAGGAAGTTATAAAAGAGATTTCCAAACGTCTACAGTTTTTAATCGATGTGGGCTTACACTATTTACAGCTTAACAGAAGTTTTAGTAGCTTATCAGGGGGAGAAGCGCAACGGATTAGGCTGGCTACACAAATAGGCACCCAATTATTGGGTGTGCTCTACATTCTTGATGAACCAAGTATTGGTTTGCATCAACGAGATAACGATCGGCTTATTGGTGCTTTACAAGCGCTTAGAGATATAGGCAACACGGTATTGGTAGTGGAGCACGATAAGGAAATGATGCTTGCCGCAGACTATCTCATTGAAATAGGTCCTCAGGCGGGCGCTTTTGGAGGAGAAGTAGTTGCAGCGGGGCCATTGGTCGAGTTTCTAGCACAACCCAGTGTTACAGGCGAATTTTTAACCGGCAAAAAGGGCTTTTCCCTGCCACGCAATCGCAAACAAGGCAATGGTAAAACCTTGACCATTAAGGGATGTAGTGGCAATAATTTAAAAGATATAGCCTTAACCATTCCATTGGGGCTAATGATTTGTGTAACAGGGGTATCAGGAAGTGGTAAGTCTTCGCTGATTCGTAAAACCCTTTTGCCTATTCTTAAAAAACAGCTTTATAACAGCCGTGTTGTACCATTGCCCTATACAGAGGCTAGTGGCTTAGCCTATATTAATAAGGTTATAGAGGTAAATCAGTCTCCTATAGGCAGAACGCCCCGATCTAATCCTAGCACCTATACCGGTATGTTTACCGATATACGTAACTTTTTTGCGATTTTGCCAGAGGCAAAGATTAGAGGATACAAGCCAGGAAGGTTTTCTTTTAATCTAAAAGAAGGTCGATGCAACACTTGTGAAGGAGCTGGCATTCAACGTATAGAAATGGGCTTTCTGCCCGAGGTATATGTAACCTGTGATAACTGTAAAGGCAAACGATACAACCGTGAAACATTAGAGATACAATATAAAGGCAAATCTATTGCGGATGTCTTAGATATGACGGTGTCTAATGCCATTCCTTTTTTTGCAAGCCATCCATCTATACTGCTTAAGCTTCGTACCTTAGAAGAGGTAGGTTTGGGATATATTACCTTGGGGCAGCATGCCACTACTTTATCAGGAGGAGAAGCACAACGGGTCAAGTTGGCTACAGAATTAGCAAAAAAAAGTACGGGAGATACCCTTTATATCTTAGATGAACCCAGTACTGGCCTACATTTTCAGGATATTTTAGCATTGCTCTCTGTGTTAGAAAAGTTAGTAGAACAAGGCAATACGGTGTTGATTATAGAGCATAATATGGATATTATCAAGATAGCAGACTATGTGATTGATATTGGGCCCGATGGTGGGCGAGCAGGAGGCTATTTAGTGGCGCAGGGTACACCAGAAGCTGTTGCAAGGGTCCCAGAGAGTTATACAGGTTATTTCCTACAAAAAGAACTTGCCACATCATCCTAAACGAGATCCGTTGGTTAAACGGTAAAACTGCCTGATAAAAATGGCTAACCAAAGCGCAAAACTTTAGGAATAGGGGGCGCATATAGCAGTATGGCTTGTTTGCTTGCTATGGTTTTAAAATGTAAATTTAACATTAAATACATCTGCGTGTAGCCTGCTGTAGGATGGTTGCGGTTTTGTACAACCTTTAAGCCATTATTTGTAACTTTTTTCTTGCATGTTTGTTTCTTTTTCGGTTCCCTTTGTGTTGCTCAAATATTTCCGAAAATCTTTTGTATTTCTTTGGCTATTCGGGGTATGCTCCTGCAAAGACTTTAAAAGTTGGGAGAGTAGCTATACACCTAATGTACAAATTGCATTGGTGCAAGAAAAAGATGGAGATGCCCCAGCAGTAGTAAAAGATTTACACAGCATCGTTCTTGAAAAATTTTCTTGGACAAAAAGACCCGTTGTTACACGTAATGATAGCTGTTTTTTATTCAGTAGCACTAGCGAACTCACTATACCCCTCAACCCAAATGCTGATACAGTCAGCTTTGAGGTAGAAAATATAGGCGGTATCTACTATCACAAGATTACCATTTATTATGATCGTATTGTTTCCCTGATTTCTCCTGAAGCTGGAGGACTTCAGATACAATACGTTATTAAACGTATACAATTGAGTACTAAAAATACTAAAAGGCCTATTTTTAAGAAATATACCATTGACAATCCAGTTCCCTTGAAGGCAGAGAAAAACCAAACGCATGTTACGTTATATTATTAAGCCAATACTTTGTCTGATATTGTCTGCTGCGATCCCTGGGTATGCAGTGGCCAATGCGCCACTACCCCCTAATACCATTTGGCCAACTACCTGGTATATTGGTATAGATTTGGCAAAAACCTGCGTAGGTTGGTACCAAAAAACAGGCGCTGCCTATGAAGTCAATGGGTCTATTGATTTTAACCACATCTTATTGGATGTGGACTATGGATGGGGACAAATCCAGCGTGATGGTAGGCCCAATAAAGGCTCATTTTCATCTGCGCAGGGGCGCTATTTTAGGTTAGGGTTAGGGTATAATTTTCTAACACCTACGCTCCATCACAATCAATTTTTTGTAGGCTTCCGTTATGCTAGAAGCTTTTTTAATTTTCAACTAGAGGGTAATAGGTTGCAGTGCAACCACCCCGCTGATAAAGCTTGCACCCCTGAGATATGTAGCTATGCACCTATTGCATTGCGGCATAGTAAAGGTGATGCAATAGCCCATTGGTGGGAAGTGGTAGCAGGGGGGAAGATCTATCTGATTAGTATGTTGTCTGTTGGTTGTACCGCACGCTACAAGTGCAGTAAAAGCATAGAAAATAATTTACATGCGCTTCCATTTGATATTCCAGGTTTTGGATTAGCCGAATTTGATCATGCTTTTGGCTATAGTGTGTATATCGCATTGCGTATTCCACTTCAGAAAAGCAGTAAAGTTTGTTCCGGGAATTTTTCTAAAAAAAGTGTAACTTAAAGCCACTGAATCTTATAAAAAATTATATTACACGTTATGCTATCATGAGGCGATATGGAAAATACATTTTAGTTTTGTTAAGCGTCATTTTGGCAGATCAAGGATCCAAGCTTTGGGTCTATAGCCATATGCAATTGGGACCACACCATCACATTAAAATCTTTGGCAACTTATTAAAGTTGACCTATGTACTCAACTATGGCATGGCTTTTGGGCTGCAATTTGGTTTTAAGTATGGCAAGTTATTGATCACTTTTGTACGCCTTTGTGCCTCACTCTATATTGCATTTCATATTGTTCGTTCGCTGGCTCAGCCGGCCATTCCCTTTTGGGTTTGGGGGTGGATATTGCTTTTAGGAGGCGCTATTGGCAATACCATTGATAGTATTTTTTATGGTGTTTATTTAGATAATGCACCTGATATAGCCCCAATGAAATGGTTTCATGGTCAGGTAATTGATATGCTCCATGTTGATTTTTGGTCTGGTATGCTTCCTAATTGGTTCCCAATTTGGGGTGGACAAGAGATGTGTGTGTTGCCTATTTTCAATATAGCAGATGTCTCTATTTTTCTTGGACTAGGAATGGTTTTTTACTCCTGCAGTGGGTTGGCTCCATTTAAAAAAAAGAATCAAGTGGCCGATATTGTGATATAAATATTCCCCCTATATGAAACAGTTTCTAAAATATTTTTCTATTGTAGTATTGATTGTCCTAGCAGACCAAGCATCTAAACTTTGGGTCTATGCCCATATGGAAATGGGAACAGATGGGCAAATTAATCTTTTGGGCAATGTTTTAAAGCTTACCTATACTTTAAATCCTGGAATGGCTTTTAGCATTCATCTTGGTTTTAAGTATGGAAAACTATTCATTACCCTGTTCCGTTTTTTTGCCTCCCTATATATTTTTTGGTATATCATTCAATCCATAAGAAAAAATGCACCTGCTTTTTGGATCCTTGGATGGGCCTTGGTGTTAGGAGGTGCTATTGGCAATAGCATCGATAGCATCTTTTATGGTGTCTATTTGAATAACGCGCCTACTGATGCGCCTATGAAATGGCTCTATGGTCAGGTAATTGATATGCTTCATATTGATCTTTGGTCAGGCGTTATGCCTAGTTGGCTACCCATTTGGGGCGATTACTATGTATATTGTCTGCCTGTTTTTAACATAGCTGATGTAGCTGTATCTACTGGATTAATCGTTATTTTATGGCGGTTTCATCTAGCCCCTCATGCCAGCAATTAATTTTTAGCTTACAGTCAGCACAATATCTTTTTTACATAATCCAATGCACATCCATTTCTTATAATCCTAAAATCGCCCTCAACAGAGAGGTCAACAATAGTAGAACCTAGTCTCATCGGATCAATAGTACCTAAAGTACTTCCATCAAAAATGGCATCTAAATCAGGCCAAAGTTGCTTAAACTCTTTAATATTTAAACAACTAGTTTCATTACTTTTATTGGCACTGGTTAACGCAATGGCTGCATTACAAAGCTGTGCAACATGTATCATAAATGGATGATCTGGTATGCGCAAACCAACCAAATTTGTTTTGGGAATCAAACTTTTATTAATATATGGTAATGCTTTCAAAAGAAGCGTGACAGGCCCAGGGAGCAAATCGTTGAGCAAAGGCATAACCTTTACCCCTATCTTACAATATTTAGGAATGTCTTGAATGGATCCAACACAAATGGAAATTGGCCTATCGTTGTTACGTTGTTTAATCTGAAATAATCTTTTTACCGCGTTTTTATTTTGAGCCAAACAGGCCAGCCCATAAACCGTGTCAGTAGGTACAGCGATCACACCTCCTCTATTCAGTAAGGATGCGGCGCATTGAGCAGCAGATAGGTAGGAAGCAACTGATAACCGGTTTGGATTTGACCGGTTGTTTAAAGAAACTAATTTGGTTGTCAAAATATCGTTATGATTTTTAATAGAATCCATCCTCCAAGTGTACAATTTCAGTAACTTTTTCGCTGCTGCCTAGCACAGCTATGATATCGAAGCGTATGGCCTGCTCGCTATTTTTAATCCGTAAGTAATGGGCAGCAGCCAAGCGTAATGCGCGAATTTTCTTTTGGTTAACAAAAGCTTCTGGGTTGCCAAATAGATTATTTTTACGTGCCTTTACCTCAACAAAGACAATGAGGTTGTCTTTTTTAACAATAAGATCTATTTCAAAACGTTTGTAACGAAAGTTTTGCGCCACTACGTTAAAGCCTTTTTGTACTAAAAAGTCTGCTGCCACCATTTCTGCGTATTGACCAAAAGTTTGTGCGATGTTTTTTGTTGGCATAGCCTAAAATGGAATAGCTAGTATACTATACTATTATATGAACTTAAAAAATAGTGTGCTTAAAGCCTAACTTTATGTCCGCTATATGTGAAAATATCGATAGAGATATCTCTTTATATAAGCATATAATGAAAATTGAAATCTTCATAGTTGTTGTTTTTTAAATTTATTTGTATAATTGCCTGTGCTTACATATGCAAGTTGCATGTGGCAATAGGCTCTAAACATTAAAGGTTAATACATAATGACGGTTGTAATCAGTTTGCGCAAATGGGGCTATTTACCCTATTGGGGTTTTTGTTTAGTGGTTTTGCTCCATTTTGCTGGGGCATGTAAGGAAAAAAAATCTGCCTCCTCCTTGCATTTGCCTAAACGTAATCAGATTGAAAGCCCGTTCTCGAATGCGTCTTCATCCAATCAAATTGAAAATGATGGTTCAAATATTGCTCAGCCTGCTTTGTCTTCATTAAAGCAGCCTGCTACGAATGCCTTAGATTCAGAGAAAAAAGAAACGCAAACATCTCTAATTGATAGTCTCAATACGATGGTGCAAGAAGAAAAGCAATATCGTGAAGCGTTTAGTCAAAAACTAAGCCAAATAACGGATATCAATACAAGAGATAAAGTGATAGCATCATGTCGAAAAGAAAGAAATCAGCGTATTGAAGCATTGAATGCACTTTTGGAAAAAGTAGCAGATCCTAATAAAAAACAGCAATTAATAGCGGAATTTAATGGAGTAGTAGCCATGTGTGTGGAGCGTAATGACTTGAATGAAAAATATGCTGGATGGTCAGAGGAAAAAGCTAGGAGGATAGGTGATATTATGGAGAAATACAGTGGCTATGCTATAGAATCTAAAAGGCAGCAGATTAGAGATCGCGTAAAGAAATTATTCATAAGTACGCACAACCAGGACGCCCAATGTGCTATATGTCATAAAACAGAATCTGTGGGTTTACTGCCATGTGGTGACTATGTCCATGCTGATTGCCTTGTGGAAGCAATGATTTTTGTCTGGAGGAAGGGCCATGAGTTTGTATATACATGTCCAGGATCTTGCGGCAACTATTTGGTTTTTCATTACTTCCTAATGGATGATGCATACGCAGAAAAATATTTAAACCCAGATAAGCAAGAAGAAATCTTTTTCAAGCCTAGAGGTTAATAAAGGATAGCATTATAGATCCATACATTCCGCTCCAATAGTGTAAAATATCTGTTACTTTTCTATTAGTGGCTATTCCCGGGTATCCATTCATCACTATGGCTACGTTTTTCTGAAAAAGTAAATGGCTGACCAATTAACAGCCCCGCGTCTCCTTCGATAAAAAATGGCGCTCTAGTAAAACGCTAACACCTGAGCGATATGTTTTTTCAGCGGATTAGAAAATCGTTTGTTTGAAGCCCGCTTGCGGGCTGAGTTCACGATTTTCCCGCTGAAAAACATATCGATTCAGCTATTTACTATCGGGCCAGACTTTTTATCGAAGGAGATAAGTGGACCAGCCACAGGCGTGAATAGATACATTCCCAACTTAAGCACTACAAAAGTTTATAACAACAGTTTAATAAATTAGATAAATATAAATTTATTTTTACCATAAAATAGCTGTAATTTAGTCCCCTATGAGGAGGATGATCATTTTAGCTTTGTATTTTTTAATTGGGCAGGGTAGTGCTATGGCATTGCCTGGCCGTTTTAGTGCTGAATGTTCTCCTGCTTACGCTACCAATAGGGTCTATAGCCAAATGCATCCCCCCCCCTATGATAAAGGAGGCGCACTAAGGATACACTTTGGCGGTGCCTATCATTTCGCACTACAGGAGCATTGTAGTCTTAGTGTAGGCCTTTCTTATGCCTTAGGTCATATTGCATTAGGGCGTGACGTTGATGGGGCAGGCCCCTCTACATATGAGGCCTATTTTTTACCCTATGTATGGGTACCTGTTTTATGTAGACTGTATACCAGCGAGTTGATGATTGATACCAGTATCTATTTTAAGCTAGGCATCATACCCTCTATCAATCTTCCTGTTAGAGCTACTGCACCATCCTCTTCCATTCGATCCGCTTTTTTAACTAAGCGGCCGTTGGGCTGTTTTATTCTTTTGGGTGGGGGGGTAAAATATGATTTTAGTCTAACCAATAGCCTTGCTTTGGGGCTCAGTTATTGTTGGGATTTGCCTGGTGTCATGTATAAAAAAGATCCAAATAATGAACTGATAGCGTGTTATTGTCACAATAACTTTATTTGCCTGGATATCTGTTGCTTATTTTAATAGCATATGTATGTAGCATGATGCTAAACATCAACAGATCTCTATGGCTCAAGGCTCACTATAGTAGATAGCAAGCCTGTAGCATATGCCAAAGCAGCCTGAAAAAATGGCTAAATCTTTTTTAAATTATATATTATGAAGTTATCCAATTTTAAGTTTGAGCTACCAGCGAGCAGCATTGCACAATATCCGATAGAGGAAAAGGAAGATGCGCGTTTAATGGTTGTACATAAAGATAGTGGCAAAATAGAGCATAAAACCTTTAAAGACCTTCCTGCTTATTTTAGTGAAGGGGATACTTTAGTGGTCAACGATTCTAAGGTATTGCCTTGTAAGCTTTATGGCTGTAAAGAAAAAACAAATGCACAAGTAGAAGTGCTTTTATTGCGGAAATTGAACGATGAGCATGGCTTATGGGATACTATTGTCGAGCCAGCACGTAAAATCCGTATAGGGAATAAAATTTACTTTGGAGATGGCGAGTTGGTAGCTGAAATTATAGACAATACGACTTCCAGGGGTCGCACCCTTAAATTGTTGTTTGACAGGACAGAAGAGGAATTTTATGCACTGATTAATGAAATTGGTCATATGCCTTTACCCCATCAGATAGGGCGCCCATCCAAAGCGGAAGACCGGGAATACTATCAGACCATATTTGCGCAAAACATAGGTAGTATTGTGTTACCAGCTGCTGGGCTCCACTTTACCCCTTATTTGTTGAAGTATTTAGCCTTGCAGAACATTTCGGTTGTACCGATTACGCTCCATATTGGTTTGGGTGAACTCAGTATCATTGATATGGAAGACTTAACCAAGGTAAGGGCTTCCTCTGAACGTTTTGTGATTACCAAGGAAGCTACACAAGTAGTCAATCAGAGCTTGCATCATCATAAAAAAGTTTGTGCTGTAGGCACTTCAGTGTTAAGGGCTATGGAATCTTCTGTTTCCGTTTCTTGCCAACTCAAAGAAGCCAGTGACTGGACTAATAAATTTATTTTACCTTCTTATACTTTTAAAGTTTGCAATGCATTATTGACCACATTTCATCTTCCTTCTTCTATTTCTTTAGTCAGCGTAGCTGCTTTTGGAGGAGAGGAGTTGATCTTAACTGCTTATGCCGAAGCTATAAAAGAAGGGTATCGGTTTTTCTTGTATGGCGACTCTATGTTGATTATATAAATGGCAATATGTTGGAAGGGATCTCAAGCAGCCGATCAAGTTATAAGTTTATTCTATTTATGATGATAATGGTAGATACAAATATCAAAAAAGTTAAGCGTTGGTTATGCCTCTTCTGTTTATGTATAGGATGGGCACAGCCTATCTTTGGTGCAACGGGTTATACTGTACGCAACATTCAGGTAGTGGGTAATGCGTGGGTAGCTTCTGACCGGTTGATTGCGCTTTCTGGTTTGCAAGAAGGCGCAATGGTTGATCCATCAACTGGACAAATTCGTAATGCTATTTTAAAAATAGCCAAACAGGAGGGTGTTAAATCTGCTTCCATTTATCTGTCTGAGGTTGACCAAGCAAATGGTTTAGCCACTTTTGTTATTCATGTAGAGGAATATCCCCGACTAACCAGCTATCTTTTAGAAGGTTTAACTAAAAAAGAGCAAAAAATGCTGCTTGAAAAAGTCACCATAGGTGATTGTGTGGCGCTATCTCCGATTTTTCTTCAAAAAACTACTGATAAGATTAAAAACATATTTCTAGAGAAAGGGTTTAGAGAGGTAGAGGTTGCTACAGAGTTGATGCCAAGTCAGAAAATGGATCATCAAGCTGCTTTAAAGATTAAGGTCAATAAAGGGCAAAAAAGCAGGGTGCAGAAAATTATTTTTGAGGGGAATGACCATTTAGATGCTGATTGCTTGATATATCATATGAAAGAATTGCAAGAAGCGCCTCATTGTACACTTTTCCAGGATATTTTTAAGAAAATCATTACGCTTGCACCCATCCGAAAAGGTGGTATTCTGTTGCAGTTGCCTAAAAAGATGGATGATATCAAACAGTATCTTTGTAGCCATGTTTCTTTTTTCTCATCTGTTTTTACAGAAGAAAAATACTTAAAAGCCAAAGAGAACTTAATGCTTTTTTATCGATCACAAGGGTTTCGAGATGCATATATTGCAGCAGAGCGTTTGCAACCATCTACCGATGGAAAGCTGGATATTTATTTAAAGATTAATGAGGGGAAACCATACATGATTCGCCATGTTAAATGGGTTGGCAATTATCTCTATAGTGACGAAACACTCAATAGGTTGTTAAACTTGCAGGAAGGAAAAATATATGACCCTTGCTATATTAAAAGTCGATTGAGTCCTGGGATTACAGATGTAACGATTAGTGATTTGTATACCAATAATGGGTATCTTTTTTTCCGAGCTGAAGTTGTTGAGTCTAGTATAGAAGATAATCAGATAGATCTAGAAATTAGAATCCAAGAGGGGAAGCAGGCTACTATTCGTCAAATAGATATTGTAGGCAATACTTTGACCCATGATTATGTTATTCGTCGTGCACTACTCACATTACCTGGGGAGCAATATAACCAAGGTCTTGTACGAGAGTCTTTACGAAACTTAGCCATGTTAAACTTATTTAAGCCGGAAAAATTAATCCCAGATATACACCCAGATGAATCTAAAGGGCAAGTAGATATTATTTATTCGGTAGAGGAGCAACCTCGGTTCGATCTTAAGCTTAATGCCCATTATAGCAATGGGATTGTAGCTGGGATTGAGCTTGGCTCTAATAATGTTTCTTTAAAAAACTTATTTTCAGGTAAAATGCCTATAGGAGCTGCTCAGGAATTGCACTTATCAGCTGAACTGAGTGGTAAGCATTATAAAAATTTTAGTTTCTCTTTTCAAGAACCTTGGTTCTGGTTGCAGGAAAATCATTATATATTTTCCGTAAGCTTCAATAGTGCCTATCAACAAGCATCTTATACGAGAAAGAGTGTATTAGATGACTGGGTCTTCTTAAACATATTCCCAATCTGGAAACAAAATAGAAAAGGTAAAATTTGCTCAAT from Cardinium endosymbiont of Philonthus spinipes includes the following:
- the uvrA gene encoding excinuclease ABC subunit UvrA; protein product: MVDTMDTEQANHASSDRYGFDYVEVLGARTHNLKNIDVAFPRNQLVIITGVSGSGKSSLAFDTINAEGQRRYRESFSAYARGFLGSLTRPEVDKINGLSPVIAIEQKTTNRNVRSTVGTTTEIYDFMRLLFARIADAYAYTTGNKMVTQDEEQLLTHLLRTFSGQRVTLMAPLVRGRKGHHETLLKRLLKLGFNKVRVNGAIVELTENLNLARHKKHDIALVIDHVLIDLKVLDRIKNGLQLAIQYGKGTLLVVDAEQKDHYFSTYLMDEETGLAYDAPEPNLFSFNTPYGACPSCDGLGEITQIDMDTIIPDKGISIKNGAILPLGPYKTSLLFKKIEALLKFFQCKITDPVAALPPAVLNLLLFGNITPYRSALIANCVEPFEGIIAVLIKQQERETATRHGSLEEGFVYTVVCPDCDGTRLNPVARSFKIQDKSITDLVSMDLDQLKKWFDTLLTVLTGRQQLIGQEVIKEISKRLQFLIDVGLHYLQLNRSFSSLSGGEAQRIRLATQIGTQLLGVLYILDEPSIGLHQRDNDRLIGALQALRDIGNTVLVVEHDKEMMLAADYLIEIGPQAGAFGGEVVAAGPLVEFLAQPSVTGEFLTGKKGFSLPRNRKQGNGKTLTIKGCSGNNLKDIALTIPLGLMICVTGVSGSGKSSLIRKTLLPILKKQLYNSRVVPLPYTEASGLAYINKVIEVNQSPIGRTPRSNPSTYTGMFTDIRNFFAILPEAKIRGYKPGRFSFNLKEGRCNTCEGAGIQRIEMGFLPEVYVTCDNCKGKRYNRETLEIQYKGKSIADVLDMTVSNAIPFFASHPSILLKLRTLEEVGLGYITLGQHATTLSGGEAQRVKLATELAKKSTGDTLYILDEPSTGLHFQDILALLSVLEKLVEQGNTVLIIEHNMDIIKIADYVIDIGPDGGRAGGYLVAQGTPEAVARVPESYTGYFLQKELATSS
- a CDS encoding DUF6048 family protein, with the translated sequence MLRYIIKPILCLILSAAIPGYAVANAPLPPNTIWPTTWYIGIDLAKTCVGWYQKTGAAYEVNGSIDFNHILLDVDYGWGQIQRDGRPNKGSFSSAQGRYFRLGLGYNFLTPTLHHNQFFVGFRYARSFFNFQLEGNRLQCNHPADKACTPEICSYAPIALRHSKGDAIAHWWEVVAGGKIYLISMLSVGCTARYKCSKSIENNLHALPFDIPGFGLAEFDHAFGYSVYIALRIPLQKSSKVCSGNFSKKSVT
- a CDS encoding signal peptidase II; amino-acid sequence: MADQGSKLWVYSHMQLGPHHHIKIFGNLLKLTYVLNYGMAFGLQFGFKYGKLLITFVRLCASLYIAFHIVRSLAQPAIPFWVWGWILLLGGAIGNTIDSIFYGVYLDNAPDIAPMKWFHGQVIDMLHVDFWSGMLPNWFPIWGGQEMCVLPIFNIADVSIFLGLGMVFYSCSGLAPFKKKNQVADIVI
- a CDS encoding lipoprotein signal peptidase, giving the protein MKQFLKYFSIVVLIVLADQASKLWVYAHMEMGTDGQINLLGNVLKLTYTLNPGMAFSIHLGFKYGKLFITLFRFFASLYIFWYIIQSIRKNAPAFWILGWALVLGGAIGNSIDSIFYGVYLNNAPTDAPMKWLYGQVIDMLHIDLWSGVMPSWLPIWGDYYVYCLPVFNIADVAVSTGLIVILWRFHLAPHASN
- a CDS encoding L-threonylcarbamoyladenylate synthase — protein: MTTKLVSLNNRSNPNRLSVASYLSAAQCAASLLNRGGVIAVPTDTVYGLACLAQNKNAVKRLFQIKQRNNDRPISICVGSIQDIPKYCKIGVKVMPLLNDLLPGPVTLLLKALPYINKSLIPKTNLVGLRIPDHPFMIHVAQLCNAAIALTSANKSNETSCLNIKEFKQLWPDLDAIFDGSTLGTIDPMRLGSTIVDLSVEGDFRIIRNGCALDYVKKILC
- a CDS encoding YraN family protein, which encodes MPTKNIAQTFGQYAEMVAADFLVQKGFNVVAQNFRYKRFEIDLIVKKDNLIVFVEVKARKNNLFGNPEAFVNQKKIRALRLAAAHYLRIKNSEQAIRFDIIAVLGSSEKVTEIVHLEDGFY
- the queA gene encoding tRNA preQ1(34) S-adenosylmethionine ribosyltransferase-isomerase QueA; translated protein: MKLSNFKFELPASSIAQYPIEEKEDARLMVVHKDSGKIEHKTFKDLPAYFSEGDTLVVNDSKVLPCKLYGCKEKTNAQVEVLLLRKLNDEHGLWDTIVEPARKIRIGNKIYFGDGELVAEIIDNTTSRGRTLKLLFDRTEEEFYALINEIGHMPLPHQIGRPSKAEDREYYQTIFAQNIGSIVLPAAGLHFTPYLLKYLALQNISVVPITLHIGLGELSIIDMEDLTKVRASSERFVITKEATQVVNQSLHHHKKVCAVGTSVLRAMESSVSVSCQLKEASDWTNKFILPSYTFKVCNALLTTFHLPSSISLVSVAAFGGEELILTAYAEAIKEGYRFFLYGDSMLII
- a CDS encoding BamA/OMP85 family outer membrane protein, with amino-acid sequence MVDTNIKKVKRWLCLFCLCIGWAQPIFGATGYTVRNIQVVGNAWVASDRLIALSGLQEGAMVDPSTGQIRNAILKIAKQEGVKSASIYLSEVDQANGLATFVIHVEEYPRLTSYLLEGLTKKEQKMLLEKVTIGDCVALSPIFLQKTTDKIKNIFLEKGFREVEVATELMPSQKMDHQAALKIKVNKGQKSRVQKIIFEGNDHLDADCLIYHMKELQEAPHCTLFQDIFKKIITLAPIRKGGILLQLPKKMDDIKQYLCSHVSFFSSVFTEEKYLKAKENLMLFYRSQGFRDAYIAAERLQPSTDGKLDIYLKINEGKPYMIRHVKWVGNYLYSDETLNRLLNLQEGKIYDPCYIKSRLSPGITDVTISDLYTNNGYLFFRAEVVESSIEDNQIDLEIRIQEGKQATIRQIDIVGNTLTHDYVIRRALLTLPGEQYNQGLVRESLRNLAMLNLFKPEKLIPDIHPDESKGQVDIIYSVEEQPRFDLKLNAHYSNGIVAGIELGSNNVSLKNLFSGKMPIGAAQELHLSAELSGKHYKNFSFSFQEPWFWLQENHYIFSVSFNSAYQQASYTRKSVLDDWVFLNIFPIWKQNRKGKICSIGGRVSLGKHIARYWEVHLGIDYHHHTYQYYELLADHSKRSGGLHDLTLDVALNYSSINNPNYPTSGASWSNFLTLTPPYTLCGYLPSVATAIPRFKEFGKFITDVYYFKRLVGNCVLHFRGHAGFLHSLSKHEIGPFERFYLGGTSNIPTKLLGVNFVSLRGYPDDSLTPEDYAKKIKGGVLFNKFVSELRYPLMLAPICCYLLGFVEVGDSWLHYDHFNLSNLKKSIGGGVRIILPIPIIPMLGLDFAYRLDPVKEIRSAKSSFECHFTLGPSMR